The Microcoleus sp. AS-A8 genome has a window encoding:
- a CDS encoding AtzE family amidohydrolase, whose product MDLKQADAIAIATAVRSGEMSANAVVTAALERIAAKNELFNCFTAVTTQTALAQAEKIDRTIAQSKNPGILAGVPFAVKNLYDIVGLTTLAGSKINSEHPPATRDATAIARLQQAGAVLVGALNMDEYAYGFVTENYHYGATRNPHDPTRIAGGSSGGSAAAVAAGFVPLTLGTDTNGSIRVPASLCGIFGFKPTYGRLSRSGVALFSSSFDHVGPFARSVRDIAATFDILQGADQSDPVCTTRPPELCLPQLNHGIEGLQIAVAEGYFAQGAQPEALEAVAQVAQALQVTATVTIPEAHRARAAAYIITASEGANLHFANLRSRPQDFDPATRDRFLASALIPSHWYVQAQRFRQWYRDRLREIWQTVDIILAPTTPCAAPPLGQQTMLIAGEEVPIRAHLGMYTQPLSFIGLPVLSVPIQRAGALPLGVQIIAAPYNEALLLRVAAVLEAQGIVSAPVVA is encoded by the coding sequence ATGGATTTGAAACAAGCTGACGCTATTGCTATTGCCACAGCGGTTCGTTCGGGAGAAATGAGTGCTAACGCCGTTGTCACGGCAGCATTAGAACGAATAGCGGCTAAAAATGAACTTTTTAATTGTTTCACGGCTGTCACGACTCAGACAGCACTTGCACAAGCCGAGAAAATCGATCGCACTATTGCCCAAAGCAAAAATCCAGGCATTCTCGCTGGCGTTCCCTTTGCGGTGAAAAACCTCTACGATATCGTCGGTTTAACCACTCTAGCCGGCTCAAAAATCAACAGCGAACATCCCCCAGCTACGCGGGACGCCACGGCAATTGCCCGACTTCAACAAGCGGGTGCCGTGTTAGTCGGTGCCCTAAATATGGATGAGTACGCCTATGGATTTGTGACCGAAAATTATCATTACGGTGCTACGCGCAATCCCCACGATCCAACCCGTATCGCTGGGGGTTCCTCTGGCGGTTCGGCGGCGGCGGTGGCGGCGGGATTCGTGCCTCTCACGCTAGGAACTGATACCAACGGTTCCATCCGCGTTCCCGCATCCCTGTGCGGGATTTTCGGCTTTAAGCCGACTTATGGGCGATTATCACGCTCAGGGGTGGCCTTATTTTCTAGTAGCTTTGACCATGTTGGGCCGTTTGCGCGTTCCGTGCGGGATATTGCCGCAACCTTTGATATCCTTCAAGGAGCAGATCAGAGTGACCCAGTTTGTACCACTCGTCCCCCAGAACTGTGCTTGCCTCAACTCAATCACGGCATTGAGGGGTTGCAAATTGCAGTAGCGGAGGGCTATTTTGCCCAAGGGGCACAACCCGAAGCGTTGGAAGCGGTTGCCCAGGTTGCGCAGGCGTTACAGGTTACGGCAACTGTGACAATCCCAGAAGCCCATCGGGCGAGGGCAGCAGCCTATATAATTACCGCGTCTGAAGGGGCTAATCTGCATTTTGCCAACTTGCGATCGCGCCCTCAAGATTTTGATCCCGCTACCCGTGATCGCTTTTTAGCCAGTGCCTTAATTCCGTCTCATTGGTACGTTCAAGCGCAACGATTCAGGCAGTGGTATCGCGATCGCCTCCGAGAAATCTGGCAAACTGTTGATATTATTCTCGCTCCCACAACGCCTTGTGCTGCCCCGCCACTCGGACAACAAACGATGCTCATTGCTGGCGAAGAAGTGCCCATCCGTGCTCATTTGGGAATGTACACACAACCGTTGTCTTTTATTGGTTTACCCGTCTTATCGGTTCCCATTCAACGTGCTGGAGCCTTACCCTTGGGAGTACAAATTATTGCTGCACCTTATAATGAGGCACTCCTGTTAAGAGTTGCCGCTGTACTTGAAGCCCAAGGAATTGTTTCTGCCCCAGTTGTGGCTTGA
- a CDS encoding pentapeptide repeat-containing protein — protein sequence MAEPKLNHRYPNAATALQALGFIDVVGKATTSGNVERAINFRLSAGKILLLSFGLVAAIATSLSIGNKRDNIGDAVSQLRDTRQCQACNLKGTDLRGMDLRRVDLTDADLSGADLRNADLRSSNLQNADLSNANLSDADFRGADLRGADLWGAEHQGANLNSADIRDATMPKD from the coding sequence ATGGCGGAACCCAAATTAAACCATCGCTACCCTAATGCAGCGACAGCTCTCCAAGCTCTTGGGTTTATTGATGTGGTTGGCAAAGCCACCACATCGGGAAATGTCGAAAGAGCAATTAATTTCAGGTTGTCTGCTGGCAAAATATTACTGCTGAGTTTCGGGTTAGTTGCGGCGATCGCTACAAGTTTGAGTATCGGTAACAAAAGAGACAATATTGGAGATGCGGTTAGCCAATTGAGAGACACTCGTCAATGCCAAGCGTGTAACTTGAAAGGTACCGACCTCAGGGGTATGGATTTAAGACGAGTGGACTTAACTGATGCCGATCTCAGCGGTGCCGATCTTAGGAATGCCGACCTCAGAAGTTCCAACTTACAGAATGCCGACCTCAGCAATGCCAATCTCAGTGATGCCGATTTTAGGGGTGCCGATCTCCGGGGGGCTGACCTTTGGGGGGCTGAACACCAGGGTGCTAACCTCAACAGTGCTGACATCCGGGATGCAACAATGCCTAAGGATTGA
- the bchL gene encoding ferredoxin:protochlorophyllide reductase (ATP-dependent) iron-sulfur ATP-binding protein, translated as MKLSVYGKGGIGKSTTSCNISVALAKRGKKVLQIGCDPKHDSTFTLTGFLIPTIIDTLQEKDYHYEDVWPEDVIYKGYGGVDCVEAGGPPAGAGCGGYVVGETVKLLKELNAFDEYDVILFDVLGDVVCGGFAAPLNYSDYCMIVTDNGFDALFAANRIAASVREKARTHPLRLAGLIGNRTSKRDLIDKYISSVPMPVLEILPLIEDIRVSRVKGKTLFEMAETDSSLNYVCDYYLNIADQILGRPEGVVPNDAPDRELFSLLSDFYLNPQTPQATTEEEKLDLMMV; from the coding sequence GTGAAACTCTCAGTTTATGGAAAAGGCGGCATTGGGAAATCCACGACAAGCTGTAATATCTCTGTTGCCCTAGCAAAGCGTGGTAAGAAGGTACTGCAAATTGGTTGTGACCCGAAACACGACAGCACCTTCACCCTCACAGGCTTTTTAATTCCCACGATTATCGATACGCTTCAGGAAAAGGATTACCACTACGAAGATGTCTGGCCTGAAGATGTGATCTACAAAGGCTATGGCGGCGTTGATTGCGTAGAAGCTGGTGGCCCTCCGGCGGGTGCTGGTTGCGGTGGCTATGTGGTCGGTGAGACAGTGAAGCTGCTCAAAGAACTCAACGCCTTTGATGAATACGATGTGATTCTGTTTGACGTTCTCGGTGACGTAGTCTGTGGTGGTTTTGCCGCTCCTCTGAACTACTCCGACTACTGCATGATTGTCACGGATAACGGGTTTGACGCCTTGTTTGCCGCCAATAGAATTGCCGCATCCGTGCGTGAAAAAGCTCGCACCCACCCTCTGCGTCTGGCGGGATTGATTGGCAACCGCACCTCCAAGCGCGACTTGATTGACAAGTATATTAGCTCAGTGCCGATGCCAGTGCTGGAGATTTTACCTCTGATTGAGGATATTCGCGTCTCCCGCGTTAAGGGCAAAACCTTATTTGAGATGGCAGAGACGGACTCCTCACTCAACTATGTTTGCGACTACTATCTGAACATCGCCGACCAAATTTTGGGTCGTCCAGAGGGTGTTGTCCCCAATGATGCTCCCGATCGCGAATTGTTCTCTTTGTTGTCAGACTTCTACCTCAATCCACAAACGCCACAGGCAACCACTGAGGAAGAAAAACTCGATCTGATGATGGTTTAA
- a CDS encoding ferredoxin:protochlorophyllide reductase (ATP-dependent) subunit N — protein sequence MTLAAPEPLNFECETGNYHTFCPISCVAWLYQKIEDSFFLVIGTKTCGYFLQNAMGVMIFAEPRYAMAELEEGDISAQLNDYEELKRLCLQIKRDRNPSVIVWIGTCTTEIIKMDLEGLAPKLEAELGIPIVTARANGLDYAFTQGEDTVLASMVHKCPDKAPVVEADKEERNAISKLLNFGRKKEEVVAEQSEYVDHPPLVLFGSLPDPVVTNLTLELKKQGIKVSGWLPAKRYTELPVIEEGYYVAGVNPFLSRTATTLMRRRKCKLIGAPFPIGPDGTRAWIEKICSVFGIEPKGLDEREAQIWENLEDYIKLIRGKSVFFMGDNLLEISLARFLIRCGMTCHEIGIPYMDKRYQAAELALLEKTCHEMGVPTPTIVEKPDNYNQIQRIKELKTDLVITGMAHANPLEARGINTKWSVEFTFAQIHGFTNARDILELATRPLRRNNNLKELGWEKLVKEEAKV from the coding sequence ATGACCCTTGCAGCACCTGAACCTTTAAATTTTGAGTGTGAAACCGGAAATTATCACACATTTTGCCCGATTAGCTGTGTAGCTTGGCTTTATCAGAAAATTGAAGATAGTTTCTTTTTGGTCATTGGTACCAAGACTTGTGGCTATTTCCTCCAAAATGCGATGGGGGTGATGATTTTTGCAGAACCGCGCTACGCGATGGCGGAGTTGGAAGAGGGGGATATTTCGGCACAACTGAATGATTACGAAGAACTGAAGCGGTTGTGCTTGCAGATTAAGCGCGATCGCAACCCCAGTGTAATTGTTTGGATTGGCACCTGCACGACGGAAATCATCAAGATGGATTTGGAGGGTTTGGCTCCTAAACTGGAAGCTGAGCTTGGGATTCCCATTGTTACCGCTCGTGCTAACGGTTTAGACTATGCCTTCACCCAAGGGGAAGATACCGTTCTGGCGTCGATGGTACACAAATGCCCCGATAAGGCTCCTGTGGTGGAAGCGGATAAAGAAGAGCGGAATGCCATTTCCAAACTCCTCAACTTCGGACGCAAGAAAGAAGAGGTGGTTGCCGAACAGTCAGAATATGTGGATCATCCACCTCTAGTATTGTTTGGTTCTCTGCCTGACCCTGTTGTGACCAACCTAACCCTAGAACTGAAGAAGCAGGGAATTAAAGTTTCCGGTTGGCTACCCGCCAAGCGTTATACAGAATTGCCAGTAATTGAAGAAGGGTATTATGTCGCTGGTGTCAACCCCTTCCTTTCCCGTACTGCCACCACCTTAATGCGTCGCCGCAAGTGCAAACTAATTGGCGCACCCTTCCCGATTGGGCCGGATGGTACCCGTGCTTGGATTGAAAAGATTTGCTCGGTGTTCGGAATTGAACCGAAAGGACTGGATGAGCGGGAAGCGCAAATCTGGGAGAATTTGGAAGACTACATCAAGCTAATTCGCGGCAAGTCAGTCTTCTTCATGGGTGACAACTTGCTGGAAATCTCTTTAGCACGTTTCCTGATTCGTTGCGGCATGACGTGCCATGAAATTGGCATTCCTTATATGGATAAGCGCTATCAAGCGGCTGAGTTGGCATTGTTAGAGAAGACTTGTCATGAGATGGGTGTCCCAACTCCAACGATTGTTGAGAAGCCGGATAATTACAATCAGATTCAACGGATTAAAGAGTTGAAAACTGATTTGGTAATTACGGGTATGGCTCATGCGAATCCGTTAGAGGCGCGTGGTATTAATACCAAGTGGTCGGTTGAATTTACCTTTGCTCAAATTCACGGCTTTACCAATGCGCGGGACATTCTGGAGTTAGCAACTCGTCCACTGCGTCGGAATAACAACCTCAAGGAATTGGGTTGGGAGAAGTTGGTGAAGGAAGAAGCGAAGGTTTAA
- a CDS encoding HNH endonuclease, protein MTVSEATRKLVRERAKYLCEYCHSSEEASAAQFAIDHIFPQSLGGSDEADNLALACQRCNGYRYNFTTGIDPQNQEILPLFNPRRRKWSDHFIWTVDGLKIIGITPIGRATCNRLDLNDERHNEGAIVKARRLWVRGGWHPPNEDPRQGSEKD, encoded by the coding sequence ATGACAGTTAGTGAGGCAACTAGAAAATTAGTACGAGAGAGAGCGAAATACCTTTGTGAATACTGTCATTCCTCAGAAGAAGCAAGTGCAGCCCAGTTCGCTATCGATCATATCTTTCCCCAGTCGCTTGGTGGCTCGGATGAAGCTGATAACTTAGCCCTAGCCTGCCAACGTTGCAATGGATATCGCTATAACTTCACAACTGGCATCGATCCACAAAATCAAGAGATTCTCCCCCTATTTAATCCTCGTCGGCGAAAATGGTCAGATCATTTTATCTGGACAGTCGATGGTTTGAAAATTATAGGCATTACTCCGATTGGTCGAGCGACTTGTAATCGTCTAGATCTCAACGATGAACGTCACAATGAAGGCGCTATTGTGAAAGCGCGTCGTTTGTGGGTGCGCGGTGGTTGGCATCCGCCAAATGAAGACCCGCGACAAGGAAGTGAGAAGGATTGA
- a CDS encoding DUF262 domain-containing protein: protein MTKLKNLNSEFPDEEPEIEDGKWVEAEEETTTEPFDPTLIRMDNRPMTIDLLLRQINERALDLAPDFQRRAGIWKDAAKSRLIESILIRIPLPAFYIDATNEDSWLVVDGLQRLTTLKEFVIDKKLKLTLISVAKLRRPFNRRDAISRNRVSRRIGCESVNQLDGRKEFTPALNTTPGNTQHRTGKIRP from the coding sequence GTGACAAAGCTAAAAAACTTAAACTCCGAATTTCCAGATGAAGAGCCTGAGATAGAGGATGGCAAGTGGGTTGAGGCTGAGGAAGAAACCACTACCGAACCGTTTGACCCCACTCTGATTAGAATGGATAACCGACCCATGACTATTGATTTATTACTTCGACAAATTAACGAGAGAGCACTTGACCTAGCACCTGATTTTCAGCGTCGTGCGGGAATCTGGAAAGATGCTGCTAAAAGCCGACTGATTGAGTCTATTCTTATCCGTATTCCATTACCAGCCTTCTACATAGACGCAACTAATGAGGATAGCTGGTTAGTTGTAGATGGATTACAACGATTAACGACTCTCAAGGAGTTTGTCATTGATAAGAAACTTAAGTTAACTCTCATATCTGTAGCCAAGCTCCGCCGCCCATTTAACAGGAGAGACGCGATTAGTCGTAATCGCGTCTCTCGAAGAATAGGTTGTGAGTCTGTCAATCAACTGGACGGCCGGAAGGAGTTCACACCTGCACTAAACACAACTCCTGGGAATACCCAGCACCGCACAGGGAAAATCAGACCCTAA
- a CDS encoding universal stress protein, which produces MNIKPIIVRLEGAMDRNDLMEQMVLLPEPAAMASQEDKASQPVNFVVGYNASPRSQTALDLTMWIAHQTRLATQQQVTVQVVYVVDEKQSSPCPDAFNFADVSSSSIYRLPLKSFNSPQPRNCITSVLTKPSPQEIKVSSKVSSKKSRRAKATFSQADWFEQADRILWQARCMAEEWRGSFKAHLRFGDIATELRSVVEAEAATLLFMGCHSVEHPLVEKLGSDFPCAVLGIPRSCV; this is translated from the coding sequence GTGAACATCAAGCCAATAATAGTACGTCTTGAAGGCGCAATGGATCGCAATGACTTAATGGAGCAAATGGTTTTGCTGCCTGAACCAGCAGCCATGGCTTCTCAAGAAGATAAGGCCAGCCAACCCGTCAACTTTGTCGTTGGCTATAACGCTTCACCTAGAAGTCAAACAGCTTTAGATTTGACCATGTGGATCGCTCATCAAACGCGATTGGCAACTCAACAGCAAGTGACTGTTCAGGTTGTCTACGTTGTTGATGAAAAGCAAAGTAGTCCTTGTCCAGATGCCTTTAACTTTGCTGATGTTAGTAGCTCATCAATCTATCGACTGCCTTTAAAATCATTTAATTCACCGCAGCCACGAAATTGTATCACATCCGTCTTGACTAAACCAAGCCCTCAGGAGATAAAAGTCAGCTCAAAGGTATCCTCGAAAAAGTCACGTCGCGCCAAAGCCACATTTTCCCAAGCGGACTGGTTTGAGCAAGCCGATCGGATTTTATGGCAGGCTCGTTGTATGGCTGAAGAATGGCGGGGTTCCTTCAAGGCTCATCTGCGGTTTGGTGACATTGCAACCGAGTTGAGATCCGTTGTTGAAGCCGAAGCGGCGACTCTCCTTTTCATGGGTTGTCATTCCGTTGAGCATCCTCTTGTGGAGAAATTAGGGTCTGATTTTCCCTGTGCGGTGCTGGGTATTCCCAGGAGTTGTGTTTAG
- a CDS encoding universal stress protein translates to MNIKSMIARLESTLNRNDLMEQLVLLPETAPAASKWTNSTQSVNLVVGYNASPSSQTALDLTMWIAHQTRLATQNQVTVQVVYVVDEIQSRKCPDVFNLADVSRSSIHPLPSGFSKTSTSTKSATSVLTKPKQQELALEYERKLGRKCCPKAITNQSDWFEQADHILWQARCLAEEWRGSFKAHLRFGDVATELREVVDSEAATLLFLGCNSVNHPIVQQLDFNFPCAVLGIPRGLSL, encoded by the coding sequence ATGAATATCAAGTCAATGATAGCGCGTCTTGAAAGTACACTGAATCGCAATGATTTAATGGAACAACTGGTGTTGCTGCCTGAGACAGCGCCAGCCGCTTCCAAGTGGACTAACTCTACACAATCCGTCAACTTAGTCGTTGGTTATAACGCGTCACCCAGCAGTCAAACGGCTCTGGATTTAACGATGTGGATTGCCCATCAAACGCGTTTAGCGACACAAAATCAGGTTACGGTTCAAGTTGTCTACGTCGTCGATGAGATTCAAAGCCGGAAGTGTCCAGATGTGTTTAACTTAGCTGATGTAAGCCGCTCATCTATTCATCCGCTTCCATCAGGATTTTCCAAAACATCGACTTCAACAAAGTCTGCCACATCCGTCTTAACTAAACCTAAACAGCAAGAATTAGCCTTAGAGTACGAGCGAAAATTGGGAAGAAAATGCTGCCCCAAGGCAATAACTAATCAATCCGATTGGTTTGAGCAAGCCGATCATATTTTATGGCAAGCACGCTGTTTGGCAGAAGAGTGGCGGGGTTCATTTAAAGCTCATCTCCGGTTTGGTGACGTGGCTACCGAATTGAGAGAAGTTGTTGACTCAGAAGCGGCGACTCTACTGTTCTTAGGTTGTAATTCCGTCAATCATCCCATTGTCCAACAATTGGATTTTAATTTCCCTTGTGCAGTACTGGGTATTCCCAGAGGTTTGAGTTTGTAA
- a CDS encoding ABC transporter ATP-binding protein: MTKSSSSPLKSNSATLDGRKFLEIDNIIKSYPSADGSDLVILDGINLNISEDEYISVIGHSGCGKSTLLKIVAGLEKPTSGMVRLEGKEIRKPGAERMMVFQQYSLLPWLTVQENVRLAVDEVFKKASPVEKKQMVSEHLAMVNLTQAANKYPDELSGGMKQRVGIARALAIRPKMLLMDEPFGALDALTRRKLQKQVLDIWESHRQAVMMITHDVDEAIYMSDRIVMMTNGPHAKIGEILEVPFPHPRDRQAIRESKEYYELRNHILNFLDQNFTQDD, from the coding sequence ATGACTAAATCTAGTTCCTCTCCGCTCAAAAGCAATTCTGCCACCCTCGACGGCAGAAAATTTCTTGAAATTGACAATATTATCAAGTCTTATCCCAGTGCAGACGGCAGTGATCTGGTGATTTTAGATGGGATTAATCTGAACATTAGTGAAGATGAATATATCTCTGTCATCGGTCACTCTGGCTGCGGTAAATCCACACTACTCAAAATCGTCGCTGGGCTAGAAAAACCTACTTCTGGGATGGTGCGGTTAGAGGGTAAAGAGATTCGTAAGCCTGGGGCAGAGCGGATGATGGTGTTTCAGCAATATTCCCTGCTGCCGTGGCTGACAGTGCAAGAGAATGTTCGGCTGGCGGTGGATGAGGTGTTTAAAAAAGCTTCTCCCGTTGAGAAAAAACAGATGGTCAGTGAACATTTGGCTATGGTGAATTTAACCCAAGCCGCTAATAAATACCCCGATGAACTTTCGGGTGGGATGAAACAACGGGTAGGGATTGCTAGAGCGTTGGCCATTCGCCCGAAAATGTTACTGATGGATGAACCGTTTGGGGCGCTTGATGCCCTAACTCGGCGCAAATTGCAGAAGCAGGTACTCGATATTTGGGAAAGTCATCGACAGGCGGTTATGATGATTACTCATGATGTGGATGAAGCAATTTATATGTCCGATCGGATTGTGATGATGACTAACGGCCCCCATGCTAAAATTGGGGAAATTTTAGAGGTACCTTTTCCACATCCACGCGATCGTCAAGCGATACGGGAATCTAAGGAGTACTATGAACTACGTAACCACATTCTGAACTTCTTAGATCAAAACTTCACCCAAGACGACTAG
- a CDS encoding ABC transporter substrate-binding protein: protein MNSLNRRRFLQQVGASAAGFALSSCAIKGVTAPDQLSKAALAVEPLVDPKTLEKPDLTVGYVPVNDCAPFAIAWEKGFFRKYGLNVKLSREASWANSRDGVIFGRLDASPVVSGAVTNARIGAEGARIAPLCAAMTVHRHGNSMTMNKKMWNYGVRPWRDYNGNLEEFGKDYRGFFESQPPDQRILAVVLSSSIYEYFFRYLSAAAGINPSEELRIIIIPPPQMVNNVRIGAMQAYMVAEPWNTRAITGNEGVGFTFAQGKELWYGHPDRLLGVMESFIQENPKTYRSLVKAMIEACQYCSDPKNRPEVAELITSPSYTGSKPKKKGAPVDKFTRPAIVGEYDYGGFDNQKRIDKDPFTTVFFEPPPKLANIPGIHSTFLWQSQSIWLMTQAARWGQIAEFPKDAEKKAREGWKTDLYREIAGEMGIQCPKEDYKVEPAEFFIDNKAFDPSDPVGYVKSFEIHANSPKRFYLS from the coding sequence ATGAATTCTTTGAATCGACGAAGATTCCTGCAACAAGTGGGCGCATCGGCAGCCGGATTTGCCTTGTCCTCTTGCGCCATTAAGGGTGTTACTGCACCCGATCAACTCTCCAAAGCCGCCTTAGCCGTCGAACCGCTTGTAGACCCCAAAACTCTCGAAAAACCCGATCTTACCGTTGGGTACGTGCCAGTCAATGACTGTGCGCCGTTTGCGATCGCTTGGGAAAAAGGCTTCTTCCGCAAATACGGACTCAATGTTAAACTCAGCCGTGAAGCAAGCTGGGCAAACTCTCGCGACGGCGTGATTTTTGGGCGTCTCGATGCCTCACCTGTGGTTTCTGGTGCCGTCACCAACGCCAGAATCGGTGCTGAAGGTGCCCGTATAGCGCCCCTGTGTGCGGCGATGACGGTTCATCGCCACGGCAACTCCATGACCATGAACAAAAAAATGTGGAACTATGGGGTGCGTCCGTGGCGAGACTACAACGGCAACTTGGAAGAATTTGGCAAAGATTACCGAGGCTTCTTTGAGAGCCAACCCCCAGATCAGCGTATTTTGGCAGTAGTCTTAAGTTCTTCTATCTACGAGTACTTTTTCCGCTACTTATCTGCCGCAGCAGGCATCAATCCCTCAGAGGAGCTTCGGATTATCATCATTCCACCGCCCCAGATGGTAAATAACGTGCGGATTGGGGCAATGCAAGCTTACATGGTGGCAGAACCCTGGAATACGCGAGCCATCACAGGCAACGAAGGGGTAGGCTTTACCTTCGCCCAAGGGAAAGAACTCTGGTACGGACACCCAGATCGGCTGCTGGGGGTAATGGAATCCTTTATTCAGGAAAACCCCAAAACCTACCGCAGCCTGGTAAAAGCGATGATTGAAGCTTGCCAGTATTGCAGTGACCCCAAAAACCGTCCTGAAGTCGCCGAATTAATTACAAGCCCCTCCTATACAGGTTCTAAACCCAAGAAAAAGGGTGCCCCAGTTGATAAATTTACGCGACCGGCCATTGTTGGGGAATACGACTACGGCGGCTTTGACAACCAAAAGCGCATAGATAAAGACCCATTCACTACCGTTTTCTTCGAGCCACCCCCCAAACTAGCTAACATCCCAGGCATCCACTCCACATTTCTTTGGCAGTCTCAGAGTATCTGGTTAATGACTCAAGCTGCTCGCTGGGGACAAATTGCTGAATTTCCCAAAGATGCAGAAAAAAAGGCACGAGAAGGCTGGAAAACAGACCTCTATCGAGAGATTGCGGGTGAAATGGGCATTCAGTGTCCTAAGGAGGATTACAAAGTTGAACCCGCTGAGTTCTTTATTGATAATAAAGCGTTTGACCCCAGCGATCCCGTTGGTTATGTCAAAAGCTTTGAAATCCACGCCAATAGCCCCAAACGCTTCTATTTGTCTTAG
- the ntrB gene encoding nitrate ABC transporter permease — protein MVLQLNLVAMFAVAAQASWKKARPLIVRDAVLLPAIGFAGVLLLWWFAATFLSELMPTPLQALIDSAEYANPFFRKGPGNLGLGWLLLASLRRVLLGFLLGAAVAIPLGFLIGMSREAMLIFNPLVQIFKPVSPLAWLPIALAIFNLAEPSAIFVIFITSLWPTIINTALGVSSINKDYLDVARVLEMPRWRRVTKIIWPASLPYIFTGLRISLGIAWLVIVAVEMLTGGLGIGFFVWDQWNRLNLSSVFLAVIVIGLTGLVLDYALGRIEALVTHRPAQISR, from the coding sequence ATGGTATTGCAGCTAAATTTGGTGGCGATGTTTGCCGTGGCAGCGCAGGCATCATGGAAAAAAGCCCGACCCTTAATTGTCCGAGATGCGGTTCTACTCCCGGCGATTGGGTTTGCAGGAGTCCTCTTGCTGTGGTGGTTTGCTGCTACCTTCTTAAGCGAATTAATGCCCACCCCGCTTCAAGCACTGATTGATAGCGCAGAATACGCCAACCCTTTCTTTCGCAAAGGCCCAGGTAACTTAGGACTGGGTTGGTTATTGCTGGCAAGCTTAAGACGGGTATTATTGGGATTTTTACTCGGTGCTGCGGTGGCGATTCCCTTGGGGTTTCTCATTGGGATGTCCAGAGAAGCCATGCTGATTTTCAATCCCTTGGTGCAAATTTTTAAACCCGTATCCCCTTTGGCTTGGTTGCCGATCGCACTGGCCATTTTTAACCTGGCAGAACCCTCGGCGATTTTTGTTATCTTCATCACCTCGTTGTGGCCAACGATTATTAACACGGCTCTCGGCGTATCCAGCATTAACAAAGATTATTTGGATGTAGCACGAGTGCTGGAAATGCCTCGCTGGCGACGAGTTACAAAAATTATCTGGCCTGCGAGTTTACCCTACATCTTCACCGGTTTACGCATCAGTTTAGGGATTGCTTGGCTGGTTATTGTTGCCGTCGAGATGCTCACCGGCGGACTCGGCATTGGTTTCTTCGTTTGGGATCAATGGAACCGCTTAAATCTGAGCTCGGTGTTTTTGGCCGTGATTGTGATTGGCTTAACGGGGCTAGTTCTTGACTATGCTTTGGGCAGAATTGAAGCCCTTGTCACTCACCGTCCCGCTCAAATTTCTCGCTAA